A window from Xiphophorus maculatus strain JP 163 A chromosome 17, X_maculatus-5.0-male, whole genome shotgun sequence encodes these proteins:
- the tbc1d30 gene encoding TBC1 domain family member 30, which yields MAARLEPSREELLEVNICDRSVGSEEESGVFSHSAEDFCGFQQWIHNDTSSSSSSPSPRLAELRDPEPAAPRSSIVDCLLVELYDAFSGGGGRRTADSWDSSTGSGSDTLPARSSSGCGFLQELQERHTRRLQMTYLAQKDLQELRSIIQEVKHRSGLQSTKLLRQLKRRDRLVHKRQKNYDVITACLQAVSQKRRVDTRLKFTIEPSLGNNGFQQWYDALKAVARLPTGIPREWRKKVWLTLADRYLHSISIDWDKTLRFTFNERSNPDDDSLGIQIVKDLHRTGCSSYCGQEGEQDRVVLKRVLLAYARWNKSVGYCQGFNVLAALILEVTEGNESDALKVMIYLIDKVLPESYFANNLRALSVDMAVFRDLLRLKLPRLSQHLHHLQKAANREAGGSYEPPLTNVFTMQWFLTMFATCLPAPTVLKIWDSVFFEGSEVLFRAALAIWERLGERIEDCQTADEFYSTMGGLTQEMLEQNLLHPAQLMQDVYSMAPFPFPQLAELREKYTYNITPFPTAAKVNTKVNASSGPSGWDSEEDADVDDDDSVAAALGCLGPLGGLLAPELQRYQKHLKDQRVEQGSIAELSPGAVGGAATGSGRAEHQAAVNSMMLERMSTDITALKKQYGRIKRRQQQQAMQLCIRTGPRPGMAISPGVLQDRLNKPGSGSDPEAHDKCPATQVLASQLNPSSAVINHLLLGRKPRGPSRTFRPGSAGPPVPGSPCRRRRGSSSTGSPGSRRGSPGRNHARQHRRNPARVRARIGVRDSEVREDDDDEDDEEEGESGCEEEVKVEEVEVRLDSLDLENQATHNSHTDPEPEPDEEARRAAAPLPPPDSDRPGEPDSAGSDGPDAEPSTSSSSPGSPLPPSSSSLSPPLPSSSSFPGPPLPPSSSFPGPPLPPSSSSAPRQPLFSPFPSIKQPRKSLAARNLGLYGPTSRTPTVHFPQLSRSLNRSSAAGATGRR from the exons ATGGCAGCGAGGCTCGAACCGAGCCGGGAGGAACTTCTGGAAGTGAACATATGTGATCGCAGCGTGGGCTCCGAGGAGGAGAGCGGCGTGTTCAGCCACTCCGCGGAGGATTTCTGCGGCTTCCAGCAGTGGATCCACAATGAcacatcatcatcctcatcctcacctTCACCACGTCTGGCGGAGCTGCGGGACCCGGAGCCCGCGGCCCCACGCAGCTCCATCGTGGACTGTCTGCTGGTGGAGCTCTACGACGCGttcagcggcggcggcgggcgGCGCACCGCGGACAGCTGGGACAGCTCCACCGGCTCCGGCTCCGACACCCTGCCGGCCCGCAGCAGCTCCGGCTGCGGCttcctgcaggagctgcaggagcgGCACACCCGGCGGCTGCAGATGACATACCTGGCCCAGAAAG ACCTGCAGGAGCTGCGCTCCATCATCCAGGAGGTGAAGCACCGCTCCGGCCTGCAGTCCACCAAGCTGCTGCGGCAGCTGAAGAGGCGGGACCGGCTGGTCCACAAGCGCCAGAAGAACTATGACGTCATCACGGCGTGCCTCCAGGCCGTGTCCCAGAAGAGAC GTGTTGACACCAGGCTGAAGTTCACCATCGAGCCGTCGCTGGGAAACAACGGCTTCCAGCAG TGGTACGATGCGCTGAAAGCTGTGGCGCGGCTTCCCACCGGGATACCGAGGGAGTGGAGGAAGAAG GTTTGGCTAACGCTAGCGGACCGCTACCTCCACAGCATCTCCATCGACTGGGACAAAACGCTTCGCTTCACCTTCAACGAGCGCAGCAACCCGGACGACGACTCCCTGGGCATCCAGATCGTCAAG GATCTGCATCGCACCGGCTGCAGTTCTTACTGCGGCCAGGAGGGGGAGCAGGACCGGGTGGTTCTGAAGCGGGTTCTGCTGGCCTACGCCCGCTGGAACAAGTCGGTGGGTTACTGCCAGGGCTTCAACGTGCTGGCCGCTCTCATCCTGGAGGTGACTGAAGGAAACGAGAGCGACGCGCTGAAG GTGATGATCTACCTGATCGACAAGGTTCTGCCAGAGAGCTACTTTGCCAACAACCTGCGAGCGCTATCAG TGGACATGGCGGTGTTCCGGGACCTGCTGCGGCTCAAGCTGCCCCGACTGTCTCAGCACCTTCATCACCTGCAGAAAGCGGCCAATCGGGAGGCTGGAG GCAGCTACGAGCCGCCGCTCACCAACGTCTTCACCATGCAGTGGTTCCTCACCATGTTCGCCACCTGCCTACCGGCGCCGACCGTCCTCAAGATCTGGGACTCGGTGTTCTTCGAGGGGTCCGAGGTTCTGTTCCGGGCGGCGCTGGCCATCTGGGAGCGGCTGGGGGA GAGGATCGAGGACTGCCAGACGGCGGACGAATTCTACAGCACCATGGGCGGCCTGACCCAGGAGATGCTGGAGCAGAACCTGCTGCACCCGGCGCAGCTCATGcag GACGTTTACTCCATGGCGCCGTTCCCGTTCCCCCAGCTGGCCGAGCTCAGAGAGAAATACACCTACAACATCACGCCGTTCCCCACCGCAGCCAAGGTCAACACCAAGGTCAACGCAAG TAGCGGTCCGTCCGGTTGGGACAGTGAGGAAGACGCCGATGTGGACGATGACGACTCTGTGGCGGCGGCCCTGGGCTGCTTGGGGCCCCTGGGCGGCCTGCTGGCCcctgagctgcagagataccAGAAACACCTCAAAG ACCAGCGAGTCGAGCAGGGCAGCATCGCCGAGCTGAGCCCGGGCGCCGTGGGCGGAGCCGCCACAGGAAGTGGTCGTGCGGAGCATCAGGCGGCCGTCAACAGCATGATGTTGGAGCGGATGAGCACCGACATCACGGCGCTGAAGAAGCAATATGGCCGCATCaagcggcggcagcagcagcaggccaTGCAGCTCTGCATCCGCACAG GACCCAGACCCGGCATGGCCATTAGTCCTGGGGTTCTGCAGGACCGTCTCAACAAACCCGGCAGCGGTTCTGACCCGGAAGCTCACG aTAAATGTCCTGCCACGCAGGTTTTGGCCTCGCAGCTCAACCCGTCCAGCGCCGTCATCAACCACCTGCTGCTGGGCCGGAAGCCCCGCGGCCCGTCCAGAACCTTCCGGCCCGGGTCGGCCGGCCCGCCGGTACCCGGTTCGCCCTGCAGGCGGCGCCGCGGCTCCAGCAGCACCGGCTCCCCGGGCAGCCGCAGAGGCTCTCCGGGGCGGAACCACGCTCGGCAGCACCGCAGGAACCCGGCCCGGGTCCGGGCCCGGATTGGGGTCCGAGACTCCGAGGTGagggaggatgatgatgatgaagatgatgaagaggaagggGAGTCAGGATGTGAAGAGGAGGtgaaggtggaggaggtggaggtccGGCTGGACTCCCTGGACCTGGAGAACCAAGCGACCCACAACTCCCATAccgatccagaaccagaacctgatgAAGAGGCGAggagagctgcagctcctcttcctcctccagacTCAGACCGACCCGGAGAACCAGACTCAGCCGGTTCTGATGGACCTGATGCAGAACCTTCAACATCATCTTCCTCCCCCGGTTCTCCTCtacctccctcctcttcctcactcagtcctcctcttccttcctcctcttccttccccggtcctcctcttcctccctcctcttccttccccg gtcctcctcttcctccctcctcttcctcggctCCCCGCCAGCCTCTCTTCTCTCCGTTTCCATCCATCAAGCAGCCCAGGAAGTCTCTGGCGGCTCGGAACCTGGGCCTTTACGGGCCGACATCCAGAACCCCCACGGTCCACTTCCCCCAGCTGAGCCGCAGCCTGAACCGGAGCAGCGCTGCCGGGGCCACGGGCCGGCGGTGA